The Salvelinus namaycush isolate Seneca chromosome 13, SaNama_1.0, whole genome shotgun sequence genome includes a region encoding these proteins:
- the LOC120058503 gene encoding lysosome-associated membrane glycoprotein 1-like: MTQQHSRKQPLSIAFIALLAVTLHQSFAATDAPPTAASQTTSPPPAPPGRPERGNYTVTNGNGTACLMARMGLQLNVSFSSASLNKTVLDVVNLQPNVTKSSGSCDSDSATLLLKADEETTSLTLVFSLNATSSKYHLGGVTLSAAWPDMRVHFSASNSSLDYLRGTLGRSYMCREEQTLAVTVNFSLNTFQLQVQPFGITGDQFGAAEECQLDEDNMLIPIIVGAALAGLVLVVLVAYLIGRKRSHAGYQTI; the protein is encoded by the exons CGGTCACGTTGCATCAGAGCTTTGCTGCCACTGACGCCCCGCCCACGGCTGCCTCTCAAACCACGTCTCCGCCTCCTGCACCCCCGGGTCGGCCCGAGAGAGGCAACTACACTGTAACCAACGGCAATGGGACCGCCTGTCTGATGGCCCGCATGGGACTGCAGCTCAATGTCAGCTTCAGCTCTGCCTCTCTCAATAAG ACTGTGCTGGATGTGGTGAACCTGCAGCCCAATGTGACTAAGAGCTCAGGGTCATGTGACTCGGACAGCGCCACCCTACTGCTGAAGGCTGACGAGGAGACAACCAGCCTCACCCTCGTCTTCTCCCTG AATGCCACGTCCAGTAAGTACCACCTCGGTGGAGTGACCCTGTCGGCAGCCTGGCCGGACATGCGTG TGCACTTCTCAGCCAGTAACAGTAGTCTGGACTACCTGCGTGGTACCCTGGGGCGTAGTTACATGTGTCGTGAGGAGCAGACTCTGGCTGTGACTGTGAACTTCTCTCTCAACACCTTCCAGCTGCAGGTGCAGCCCTTCGGCATCACCGGGGACCAGTTTGGAGCAG cgGAGGAGTGTCAGCTGGATGAGGATAACATGTTGATCCCCATCATCGTGGGCGCTGCGCTTGCTGGCCTGGTCCTCGTCGTTCTCGTGGCCTACCTCATCGGCAGGAAGAGGAGCCACGCTGGCTATCAGACCATCTAA